A portion of the Candidatus Zixiibacteriota bacterium genome contains these proteins:
- a CDS encoding ThiF family adenylyltransferase yields MDDKYIRQQELVNQEKLANLHVTIIGCGAVGSFTALSLCKMGVGQLTLIDPDEVNIENLPNQFFREDDIGEKKVAACMEILKDFNNQVDVEILPRPFIKQKLESDIVISAVDSMTIRKRIWKSVITHRTVKLLIDPRMAAQVIQVYSVKPGVPNGSKAYEATLIDDSETLEERCTARSIIYSVLPLAGLVCRQVAAYANDDWIEPVITLDLKTLTLIRKGVQI; encoded by the coding sequence ATGGATGATAAATACATTCGTCAGCAGGAACTGGTAAACCAGGAGAAGCTGGCAAACCTGCACGTAACAATAATCGGCTGTGGAGCAGTAGGAAGTTTCACAGCCTTATCTTTGTGTAAGATGGGAGTTGGTCAGTTAACTCTTATTGACCCGGATGAAGTGAATATTGAGAACCTGCCGAATCAGTTTTTCAGAGAAGACGACATAGGTGAAAAGAAAGTGGCCGCCTGTATGGAGATTCTCAAAGACTTTAATAACCAGGTAGATGTTGAAATACTTCCTCGACCATTCATCAAACAGAAACTGGAATCTGATATTGTCATATCAGCCGTTGATTCCATGACTATTCGCAAGCGTATCTGGAAGTCAGTGATTACTCACAGAACGGTGAAGCTTCTGATTGATCCGAGAATGGCGGCACAGGTGATACAGGTTTACTCGGTAAAGCCGGGTGTTCCCAACGGATCTAAAGCTTATGAGGCAACATTGATCGATGACTCTGAAACTCTTGAGGAACGCTGCACTGCTCGGTCTATTATCTATTCGGTTCTGCCTTTAGCGGGATTGGTCTGCAGGCAAGTTGCCGCGTATGCCAATGATGATTGGATTGAACCTGTGATAACACTCGACTTGAAAACACTAACGCTTATAAGAAAGGGAGTTCAAATATGA